GCCCGTCGATCAGGCCGGGCACGAATTCGATGAAGGCTGACTTGGTCGCTTCATTGCGGAGCGCGCGGTAATTGCCCTGCATCCAGAGTTGCAGGGTGCCAGCCACCGCGACCGGCTTCTTGAAGCCGAGCGTCGCCAGATGGTCGAGCAGGCGCGCATCCTCAGGTCCGGCGGCGTAGTTGACCTGCGGCAGCTTCACCGTGCCGGCGGGATCGCCCTCGAACAGCTTGCCGTAATGCCCCTGCACGATGTTGAGATGGCCGAGCAGGTCTTTCGCAAAGGCTGCCCGGCTCTCATAGCCGAAGAAGTTCGCAAAGCGCTCGACGGCCGCGGCATCCTCGGGGAGCGCATGGGTCTGCTCGTCCGCGATCATCTGCAGCCGGTGCTCCACGCTGCGCAGGAACTCATAGGCCGCCGTCAATTCGTCACAGGCCTGAAAGGTGATCCAGTTGCTGGTGGCCAGGACTTGCAACGCGTGCAGCGTGGGGCGCACCCGCAATTGCGGATGGCGGCCGCCGGCAATGAGCTGTTGCGTCTGCGCGAAGAACTCGATCTCGCGAATGCCGCCGCGGCCGACCTTGACGTTATGGCCTTCGACCGAAATCTCGCTCTGGCCGCGATAGGTCTGCATCTGCCGCTTCATGTCGTGGACGTCGGCAAGCGCGGCAAAATCCAGATGCTTGCGCCAGACGAACGGCGAAAGTTCCGTGATCAGCGCCTCGCCCGCTTTGGCGTCGCCAGCGCAAACGCGCGCCTTGATCATCGCGGCGCGCTCCCAGGTCCGGCCTTCGCGCTCGTAATAATGCAGTGCCGCGTCGGTGGAGATCGCGACCTGCGTCGAGGCCGGATCGGGCCGCAGGCGCAGATCGACGCGGAACACGTAGCCGTCGCCGGAGCGTTGCTGCAGCAGGCGGGCCAGCGCCTGCGTCACGCGCACGAAGAACGGCGCCGGCTCGATGTCGGCGACCAGCGAGGTGGCGGCGGGATCGAAAAACACGATCAGGTCGATGTCGCTGGAATAGTTTAGCTCGCCCGCGCCCATCTTGCCCATCGCGAGCACGATCAGGCCAGAGCCTTCCTCCGGCCGGTCATAATTGAAGACGGTCATGCGGCCCCGCGCAACTTCCTGACGCAACAGAAAGCGCAAGCCCGCCTGCACCGAGGTTACCGCAAGATCGGTCAGCGCCGCCGTCACCCGCATCACCGGCCAGACCCCGCCGATGTCGCACAGCGCGATCAGCAACGCGGCCTCCGACTTCATGCGGCGAAGCAGGTGCATGACGTCGGCCTCGCCGGCGGCGGCGAGCACGTCGCGCGAGGTGTTCTCGATCAGCGAGGTGAGATGCTGTTCCGGGTCGCATGCCAGGAGGCGGAGCAGCCGCGCGGCATCGGCGCGGATCAGGTCGAACAGGTACGGCGAGAACTCGGCGATGCCGAGCAGGATGGCCCGGGCCGGCGGACGATCCAGCCACGCGCCGATCTCAGCCGCCTGCCGCGGCTCCAGTTCGGCGAGCCAGTCTCCCAGGCGGTGTTCGGCGTTGCTGCTGGCGGTAATATGCGGCCCGCTCACGAACCGCGCGGCCAAGGCAGAGGAATTCATGCCACCTTCTGTGGCACATCCGGCGTTTGGGCCGCAAGCCTGTCAGCCGCGGCAGATAGCGCCGGGATGACCAGCGTCGCGGTCAGGCCGGGATGCGAATCGCCGAGCCTGAGTTCGCCCCCGTGCAGGGTCGCGACCGCGGACGCCAGGCTGAGGCCAAGCCCGGAACCCGGCAGCGTCCGGCTCGCCTCGAGCCGCACGAACCGCTCGACCGCGTGCTTGCGGTCCCCTTCGGGGATACCCGGTCCATGGTCGGTGACGCTGAGCAGCACATGGTCGCGCTCGCGCCGCGCCTCGATCAGGATCTCCCTGGTGCGTGCAGCGGCGGCAGGATCCAGCGGCTGCACCACCGGCGACGCCTTGCCGTATTTGATGGCGTTCTCGACCAGGTTGGCGAGCGCCTGGCTGATCAGCTCACGGTTGCCGTGCAGCCGCGCGGTCGCGGCCTTGACGCGCAGGGTCATGCCGTCGTCCTCGGCCAGCGGCTCATACAGTTCGTGGATGCCCTTGGCGACGTCGGCCGCGTCGAAATCATCCATGTTGCCGCGCGCCTGCCCGGACTCGGCGCGCGCAATCATCAAGAGCGCGTTGAAGGTGCGGATCAGGCCGTCGGATTCCTCGATGGTCCGCTCCAGCGCGGCGCGGTATTCGGCCTCGCTGCCGGAACTCGCCAGCGCCTCCTCGGCGCGGTTGCGCATGCGCGTCAGCGGTGTCTTCAAATCATGCGCGATGTTGTCGGAGACTTCCTTCAGCCCCGTCATCAGCGCCTCGATGCGCTCCAGCATGGCGTTGAGGTTTTCCGCGAGGCGGTCGAGTTCGTCGCCGCTGCGTCCGACCGGCAGGCGCCCGGAAAGGTCGCCGGCCATGATGCGCCTGGTGGTGCCGGTCATGGCATCGATCCGCTGCAGCACCCGCCGCGCCACGAAGATGCCGCCGCCGATGCCAAGCACGATGACGACCAGCAGCGACCATTGCGCGGCCTTGGCGACGATGCCGAACAGCCGCCGCCGTTCCTCAAGATCGCGGCCGACCAGCAGCCTGAATCCGTTGTCAAGTTCGGTGACACGCACCAGCGCGCGATGATTGGTGGTATCCTGCTCGTCGAGCCTGCGATACATCGTCTCCGACCAGCCTGTGGAGGCCATCACGCCCGGGGACAGCGATTCGACATTGCCGCCGAACGCTTTCCCCTCAGGCGTGGTGACAAGATAGAGATTGGCGCCAGGCCGCAGCGCGCGGTAGCCGAGCGTGTTGTAAAGGCCGCGCAGGCCGCGGCGCGTGTAGATGGTCTCGATCTCGGCGATCTCGGCATTGACGATCGTGGTGATCTGCTCGTTGATCATCCGCCGCGTATTCCAGGCGAAATAACCCAGCAGCGACGCGGCAAACAGCGCGAACAGAAACAGATAGACCAGCGTCAGCCGGAACGCCGTGGTGCGGATCAGTTTACCGAAGGCCGTCACGGATCATGTATCCGGCGCCGCGGATCGTGTGCAGCAAGGGGCGTTCAAAACCCTTGTCGATCTTGGAGCGCAGCCGCGAAATATGCACATCGATAACGTTGGTCTGCGGATCGAAATGATAATCCCAGACATTTTCCAGAAGCATGGTGCGGGTCACCACCTGGCCCGCATGCTTCATTAGATATTCGAGCAGACGAAACTCGCGCGGCTGCAGCGTCAACTCGTCCTTGCCGCGCGCAACGCGATGAGAAAGACGGTCGAGCTCGAGATCGCCGACGCGGTAGGTGGTCTCTTCGGCGGGGCCGACATTGCGGCGCGACAACACTTCGACGCGCGCCTGCAGTTCGGCGAATGAATAGGGCTTTGGCAGATAATCGTCGCCGCCGGCGCGCAGGCCCTTGATGCGGTCATCGACCTGGCCGAGCGCGGAGAGGATCAGGACCGGCGTGCGGTTGCCCTTCTCGCGCAGCGCACCGATCACGGACAGGCCGTCGCGCTTGGGTAGCATGCGGTCCACCACGAGCACGTCGTAATCCCCGCCATCGGCCATCGACAGGCCCTCGTCGCCATCGCTGGCGAGATCGGCAACATGGCCGACTTCACGGAACGCCTTGACCAGATAGTCGGCGGACTCGCGGTCGTCTTCGATGATCAAAAGGCGCATTTGCGAGGCAGTTGCGGTCACTGGGAACATGCTTTCTCTCACCATGGCGCGGCCGCCCTGCACATGCAAGGCGACCGGCCAATCTCTCGATCAAGTGAAAAGAGCGGGCGGTGAAGCTGGGGGACCTCACCGCCCTTAGGCCCTTCCGACGGAGGGGGGCGTATTCCGCTGGAAGGTAGCCAGAGGGAGCGAGTTCTCGACCCGCTCCCCGGAAGGAGACGTCGGCGGGGGCGACGAATGCCGGCGTAACCCTCCATCTGGTATCTAGTCCTCGTTTAGCCCTTCGCCAGCGGCACCGCCACGAAGCGCGACGAACCGCCGCTCTTCACGCGCATGAGAACGCTGTTCTTGTTGTCGGTGCGGGCGGCGTCGATCGCCTCACGCACCTCGCCGGCGGTGCCGACGCTCTTGCCGGCGACTTCGAGAATGACGTCGCCTTCCTTGAAGCCGCGCTCAGCCGCCGCGCTCTTCGGGTCGACCTCGGTAACCACGACGCCTTCCCTGCCGGCGCCGGCCACGCTGTTGGCGGGGGCAACCGTCAGGCCGAGCTTCGGCACGCCGGTTCCCTTGCTCAGGCTACCCTTGTCTTCCTTGTCGGTGTCGGCCTTGGCCTCGATCGTGTTCGGCAACTGGCCGAGCGTGAGGTTGATGACCTTATCCTGGCCCTTCTGCAGCACGTTGAGCTTTACCGCGGCGCCGGGCGCGAGGCCGCCGATGGTGCGGGCGAGCTCCTTGGCATCCTTGACCGGCTCGCCATTCACGCCGGTGATGACGTCACCCGACTGAATACCGGCCTTGGCTGCCGGACCATTCGACTGCGGTTCCGCTACCAGTGCGCCTTCCGCCTTCTTCATGCCGAGGCTGTCGGCGATGTCGGACGTGACCGGCTGAATCTGGACGCCGATCCAGCCGCGGCTGACCGAGCCCTTGTCCTTGAGCTGGGCGATCACGTTCTTGACCGTCGAAGCAGGGATCGAGAACGCGATGCCGACGCTGCCGCCGGACGGCGAATAGATCGCGGTGTTGACGCCCATCACCTCGCCATTGGTGTCGAACGCCGGACCGCCGGAGTTGCCCTTGTTCACGGGCGCGTCGATCTGGATGAAATCGTCATACGGGCCGTTGCCGATGTCGCGGCCGGAGGCCGAGACGATGCCGGCGGTCACGGTGCCGCCGAGGCCGAACGGGTTACCAACCGCCAGCACCCAGTCGCCGATCCGCGGCTTGCTATCGGACAGTTTGGCGAACGGGAAATCCTTGCTGCCTTCGACCTTGATCAGCGCCAGGTCGGTGCGTGGATCGGTGCCGATTACCTTCGCGGTGAAGGTCTTGCCATCGTCCATCGTGACTTCGACCTTGTCGGCGCCATCGACCACGTGGTTGTTGGTCACGGCATAGCCGTCAGGCGAGATGAAGAAACCGGAACCCTGACCCGTCACCGGGCCACGGCCGCCACGCGGTCCGCCGCGCAGGCCGGGCGGCAAGCCATCCGGACCGCCGAAGCGGCGGAAGAAGCGCTCCATCGGCGAGCCCGGCTGGAACGGCGAGTCGTCGTCCTTGTTGGCGCTGTCGTCCTTGGAACTCTTGTCGGCGATGTTGATCTTGACCGAAATCACCGACGGCTTCACGCGCTCGACGATGTCTGCGAATCCGATCGGCCGCTCGACCTTGCGGACCTCGTTATTGACCTGCGCATGCGCCGCGCTGGTGAAGACGTCGATGGGGCCCTGCTGCGGCGAGAAGCCATAGACGGCGGCGCCGAGACCGGCGACGACGGAAGCCATCAGCGCGAATTTGCGCGCGGAGAACAGCCTGCGGCGCGCGCCGTAGGACGGTAGCGAGGAAAGATCGACGGGACGTTCGGTCATGTTTCTAAAATCTCCAGAGAAAGCGAATTCGACGGTGCGGGGAGCCGGGCACCTGACAGGACTGAACATGGGGTTTGCCGCCTTACCGCGCGCTGGCTAGGGAATTAAACTTTTGTAATGCAGGCGGTCATGGATGCGGCAGAATATCGCAGGCGAATCAGCCGGTTAGCTCTGCGGCTTTTCCGTGAAATTCTGCCTGGGACAGTCACGGAAGGCGGTCAGACCGGGATCGGTTTCGCGGGACGGACGATACACGGGATACCAAGCTCTGCCCTTCGGCGCCGACAGCGTAAACGGCGCAACGAGACGTGCGCGGCGCGGGTCAAAGCGTCCTTCCCGAACCCGCCTTCAGCTCTTCTTCATCTTCAGCCGGCCCATGAAATCGCGCTTGCCGAGCGGCACGCCGTTGGTGCGCAGGATGTCGTAGGCCGTGGTGGCGTGGAAATAGAAGTTTGGCAGCGAAAACGACATCAGAAAGCCCTCTGCCGTGAACGGCAGCTTGTGATCGCCGAGGAGAAAGACGACGTCGCGGCCCCCGAGCGCATTGACGGCGTCCGGCGTCCAGCCCTCCAGAGCCTCTCGGGTTTGCGCGACCAGCGCCTGCAATCCAGCGTAATCGTACGGCGTCTTGAACGAGGGCGGACGAAATTCTCCGCTCTGCACGGCTTCAATGGCGCCGCGGGAATGTTGGGCGACGGAGATGATCTGAAAACGCAGCGGCAGCATGTCCGGCGCCAGCCGCGCCTCGACCATGGTTTCCGGATCGATGTTCTTTTCGCGGAAATGAACGAGGCCGCGGTCGAGGAAGCCGCCGACGGCGCCGAGGATCTGCAGATAATTCGCCACGCTGGCGTCGTAGAGTGAAAGAGCCATGTCCGGTTTCCCCCTGTGCCGTGTTTATTTTGACCAGAGGGATGTCATAGCGGAAACCGGCCCGCTTGCAACGGCCGGCTAGGCCTGCTTGTCCGACGTCTCCGCCGCGAGCAGGCGCTCCAGCCTCACCTCTTCCTCTTCCGTCAGGTGCGAGGGATCGGTTGCGCTGCCGGCCTTCGAGCGGCGGCGGCTGTAGAACCATAGCGCCAGTCCGCCTCCGATCAACGCGAGCGGCGGCAGCAGCCACAGCAGCAGCGTATGCAGCGTGAACCGCGGCTTCAGCAGCACGAACTCGCCATAGCGCGCCACCAGGAAATCGATCACCTGGCTGTCGCTGTCGCCGCCCGCGATCCGCTCGCGTACCAATAGCCGCAGGTCACGCGCCAGCGGCGCGTCGGAATCGTCGATCGACTGGTTCTGGCACACCATGCAGCGCAGCTCGCGCGACAGGTCGCGCGCCCTCGCCTCCTTCGCAGCATCCTCCATGACCTCGTCGGGCTGCACGGCATGAGCGGCCGGACATCCGATCATCATGGCGACGACAAATACGCTGGCGAGAAGCTTCCTCAACGGCTCACTCCGCCGGCTGCAGCGCACGGGCGGCCTTGGCAGGCTTCGGCGCGCCGACGCGCAGCCGCCGGTCCGAGAGCGACAGCAGGCCGCCGAACGCCATCAGCACCGGCCCCCACCAGATCAACAGCACCAGCGGCTTGTGATAGATCCGTACCGCGATGGCGCCGGCGCTGGTTTCGCCGAGCGAAACATAGAGCTGACTGGCGCCGCGGGTCAGCAGCGCGGCCTCGGTGGTCGACGCCTCCCGTGTGGTGAAGTTGCGCTTCGAGGGCGTCATCACGCGGAGCTTCTCACCGTCCAGACTGACCGTGAACTGCGCGATCATCTCGCGGAAATTCGGCCCTTGCCGCTGCGTGACGTCGTCGAGCTTCAATTGATAGCCGGCGACCCTGGCAACATCATTCGGCATCATCGAGCCGATATATTCGGTGTTCCACGTGGTCTCGCAAACGATCCCGATCAGGGCGACGCCGACGCCGGCGTGGGCGAACGCCGTCCCCCAGGTCGCGCGCGGCAATCCGCGCGCGCGCCGCAGCGCGACCGGCAAGGCGGTTCGGAACAGTCCGGCGCGTTCGGCGAGGTCGCACAAGGCGCCTGCTATGACGAATACCGCAAGTCCGATTGCGAGCGGCGCGAATGTACTGCCGCCATAGGTCCACGCCCACACCACGGCAATCGCAACCAGGGCGACAATGCCGGCGGCGGTCAGTCGCTGTGCCGCGCCGAGCAGGTCACCCCGCTTCCACGCCAATAGCGGCCCGAACGGCATCGCGAGCATCAGCGGCACGAACAAGGGGCCGAACGTCAGATTGAAGAAGGGCGCGCCGACCGAAATCTTGTCGCCGGTCAGAACCTCCAGCGCCAGCGGATACAGCGTTCCGATGAACACGGTCGCGCAGGCCGAGACAAGAAAGAGATTGTTGAGCACCAGCGCGCCTTCGCGCGAGATCGGTGCGAACAGCCCGCCCTGCTTCAGCGCGGACGCGCGCCAGGCGTACAACGACAGGCTGCCGCCGATGAACAGGCAGAGGATCAGCAGGATGAACACGCCGCGCGCCGGATCGTTCGCGAACGCATGCACCGACGTGAGCACGCCCGAGCGCACCAGGAAGGTGCCGAGCAGCGACAGCGAGAAGGTCAGGATCGACAGCAGGATGGTCCAGACCTTCAGCGCGTTGCGCTTTTCCATCACGACCGCGGAATGCAGCAGCGCGGTGCCGGCGAGCCACGGCATCAGGGAAGCGTTCTCGACCGGGTCCCAGAACCACCAGCCGCCCCAGCCGAGTTCGTAATAGGCCCAGTACGACCCCATCGCGATGCCGAGCGTGAGGAATATCCATGCCATCAGCGTCCACGGCCGCACCCAGCGCGCCCAGGCGGCGTCGATGCGGCCTTCGATCAGGGCGGCAACTGCGAACGAGAACGAGATCGAGAACCCGACATAGCCGAGATAGAGCATCGGCGGATGCACGGCGAGCCCGATGTCCTGCAGCACCGGGTTGAGGTCGCGGCCCTCGATCGGCGGGCTTGCGATGCGCAGGAAGGGATTCGAGGTGAGCAGGATGAAGAGATAGAACGCTGACGCGATCCAGCCCTGTACCGCCAGCACATGGGCGCGCAGCGACAGCGGCAAATTGTTGCCGAACGCGGCGACCAGGCCGCCGAACAGCGCCAGGATGAACACCCACAGCAGCATCGATCCTTCGTGATTGCCCCACACGCCGGTGATCTTGTAGAGCAGCGGCTTCATCGAGTGCGAGTTCTCGAACACATTGACGACGGAGAAATCCGACATCACGTGCAGCATCGTCAGCAACGCAAACGACGCCGCGACGAACAGCAATTGCGCCAGCGCACTGGAGCGCGCGACGTTCATCAGGGCATGATCGCCCCAGCGCGCGCCGAGCAACGGCACGGTGGACTGGATCAGCGCCAGTCCGAGCGCCAGCACCAGCGCGTAATGCCCGGCCTCCGCGATCATTTCGAAGCCCCCTGCACCGGCGCGGCCGAGGCCGCAGCGCCGGGCTTGGCGCCGTAATCGTCCTTCCAGTGTCCCTGTTTCTTCAAGGCGTCGGCGACATCCTTGGGCATGTAGGTTTCGTCATGCTTTGCCAGCACGGTGTCGGCCTTGAAGACGCCTGAGGCATCCAGCGCGCCTTCGGCGACGACGCCCTGCCCTTCGCGGAACAGATCCGGCAAGATTCCCTTGTAGGCGACCGGCAGCGTGGCGCCGCCGTCGGCGACGCTGAAATTGACCGCGAGATTGTCACCGCGCACCAGCGATCCCGGCTGCACCAGGCCGCCGAGGCGGAACCGCTTGCCGGGCGGGATCTGCTTCTCGGCCGCCATCGTCGGCGTGGAAAAGAACACGATGGAATCGCGCATGGCGTTCAAGACCAGCGCCGCGGCAATTGCGAGCACCGCGAGCGAACCGCCGATCATGGTCAAACGCCGTTGCTTGCGCGTCATGGCTATCCTCTGTCCCCGTGTTCAGGTTTCGGCATCATTCGCCTGTCCTCACGCATGATGTTGTCGGAAAACCGCTCCACACTTTTCGGCATCATGCGTCATCCATCAAGCCCGAGATTCTTCGCGCCCTCATTGAGCTGGCGCAAGCGTTCGGCGTCGGTGGCAACGGCCTGACGCGCGTCGGTCAGCGCGCCCACCGCCTTGTCGCGTTCGCCCATCACGATATAGGCGCGCATCAGCCGCAACCATCCCTCGACATCATGGCCGTTTTGCTTCAACCGGGTGGCAAGGCGGTCGACCATCCCGCGGATCATCGTGCCCCGGTCGGCCTCATTCATGTCCCTGGCGGCGGCCATCGTGTCGTTGGAGAGCGCCGGCGCGGCGGGGCCACCGACCCTCGTCAGCGCGGCCTCGACCAGCGGCCGCCATGGCGCGTCCGCCGGCGCCTTGGCGAGCATCGCGCGCCAGATCGTGGCGGCATCGGCCTGGCGGCCATCCTGTTCGGCGGCGAGCCCGAGGTAATAGTTTGCCCTGGGCTCATCAGCATTTTGCGCCAACGCGTGTTCGAACTCGGCTTTGGCCTCCGCCGTGACGACGCCGCCCGCAGCAGCCGCGAGCGCTTCGCCGAGATCAGAGCGGCGCTCCGCGCTGTCACCGGCATAGGTGATGGAATTGCGGTAGGCCCCGACCGCATCATCCCAACGGCCGAGACGCGCCAGCACCGGCGCCAGCACGGTCCAGCCGCGGCCGTCTGTTGGATTTTTTTCGAGATGCGCCACGACCTGCGCCACCATGTTGTCGAGCGGCTGGTTGACATCCGCCGTGCGCGTGCGCGAGGCCAGCGGAAAATCACCGAGACGCGGCGATCCGAGTGCGAGGTAGAACGTCACCGCCACGATCGGCAACCCGACCAGCGCCACAATGGCCGAGGCGCGGCGCAGACCAAGGTTCGACCGCGCCGGCAGGTCGCGCTGGCCGTCCGCGGCAGCCAGCAGGCGGCGGCCGATTTCGACGCGTGCGGCCTCGGCCTCGGACACGCCGATCAGGCCGGTTGCGACATCGCGATCGATCTCGGCGAGCTGATCCCTGTAGACCACGGCCTCACTGCCGCCGGCCTGCGCAGAAGAGCCGCGGCCCAACGGCCAAAGCACTGCGAAGATCGCCGCAACCGTCATCAGCGCGAACACAAACCACAGTGTCATCAAGCGGTTCCCGGGGACGAAACGGCGCGTCCAGGTGAGCGCCGATGCGCCGCTTTACACCACCGGCGGCAAGCCCGCCAATTGACAATTGCGGCAGAAAAACACCCCGACGGGGGGCCTCCAGACGGCAAGGTCGGCAGGAATTCGGCGGAACGCACGATCCTAGCTGGCCCTGGTTGTCTTGCGCTCGCCGGTCACGGCATTTTCGGCCGCCCGGCTCATCAGTGAC
This portion of the Bradyrhizobium sp. AZCC 2262 genome encodes:
- a CDS encoding cytochrome c-type biogenesis protein codes for the protein MRKLLASVFVVAMMIGCPAAHAVQPDEVMEDAAKEARARDLSRELRCMVCQNQSIDDSDAPLARDLRLLVRERIAGGDSDSQVIDFLVARYGEFVLLKPRFTLHTLLLWLLPPLALIGGGLALWFYSRRRSKAGSATDPSHLTEEEEVRLERLLAAETSDKQA
- a CDS encoding DUF1993 domain-containing protein; its protein translation is MALSLYDASVANYLQILGAVGGFLDRGLVHFREKNIDPETMVEARLAPDMLPLRFQIISVAQHSRGAIEAVQSGEFRPPSFKTPYDYAGLQALVAQTREALEGWTPDAVNALGGRDVVFLLGDHKLPFTAEGFLMSFSLPNFYFHATTAYDILRTNGVPLGKRDFMGRLKMKKS
- the ccmI gene encoding c-type cytochrome biogenesis protein CcmI, producing the protein MTLWFVFALMTVAAIFAVLWPLGRGSSAQAGGSEAVVYRDQLAEIDRDVATGLIGVSEAEAARVEIGRRLLAAADGQRDLPARSNLGLRRASAIVALVGLPIVAVTFYLALGSPRLGDFPLASRTRTADVNQPLDNMVAQVVAHLEKNPTDGRGWTVLAPVLARLGRWDDAVGAYRNSITYAGDSAERRSDLGEALAAAAGGVVTAEAKAEFEHALAQNADEPRANYYLGLAAEQDGRQADAATIWRAMLAKAPADAPWRPLVEAALTRVGGPAAPALSNDTMAAARDMNEADRGTMIRGMVDRLATRLKQNGHDVEGWLRLMRAYIVMGERDKAVGALTDARQAVATDAERLRQLNEGAKNLGLDG
- a CDS encoding bifunctional [glutamine synthetase] adenylyltransferase/[glutamine synthetase]-adenylyl-L-tyrosine phosphorylase — encoded protein: MNSSALAARFVSGPHITASSNAEHRLGDWLAELEPRQAAEIGAWLDRPPARAILLGIAEFSPYLFDLIRADAARLLRLLACDPEQHLTSLIENTSRDVLAAAGEADVMHLLRRMKSEAALLIALCDIGGVWPVMRVTAALTDLAVTSVQAGLRFLLRQEVARGRMTVFNYDRPEEGSGLIVLAMGKMGAGELNYSSDIDLIVFFDPAATSLVADIEPAPFFVRVTQALARLLQQRSGDGYVFRVDLRLRPDPASTQVAISTDAALHYYEREGRTWERAAMIKARVCAGDAKAGEALITELSPFVWRKHLDFAALADVHDMKRQMQTYRGQSEISVEGHNVKVGRGGIREIEFFAQTQQLIAGGRHPQLRVRPTLHALQVLATSNWITFQACDELTAAYEFLRSVEHRLQMIADEQTHALPEDAAAVERFANFFGYESRAAFAKDLLGHLNIVQGHYGKLFEGDPAGTVKLPQVNYAAGPEDARLLDHLATLGFKKPVAVAGTLQLWMQGNYRALRNEATKSAFIEFVPGLIDGLAHAEDPDDAVTAFDRFLGALQRGGRLISLLRENRDLVALVALILGAAPRLGDMLARQPQIMDGLIDPRFFGAMPDQKELSARLAATLKDADSYEDFLDRLRLFGQESLFLIGTRILSGTVSAQQASVAFADVAEGIVHTVHGLVRDQFSTQYGRIKGQETAILAMGRLGSREMTASSDLDLILLYDFDGDNPDSDGERSLHGAQYFARLTQRLISAFTTRTNYGVLYEVDMRLRPSGRAGPLASRIDSFADYQEREAWTWEHMALTRARVISASPAFRARIEGTIRSVLTRPRDAASTAGDVADMRRAIAQEKGEDDIWDLKQAAGGLVDIDFIAQYLQLVHAAEKPEILNVSTLQVLDNAARLGVLPQSDAEILRSAARLYHDLTQIIRLCVTGKFNPETSGDNLLHVMARAGDTPDFSTLEARVRETQGEVRRVFLALVGGG
- a CDS encoding Do family serine endopeptidase encodes the protein MTERPVDLSSLPSYGARRRLFSARKFALMASVVAGLGAAVYGFSPQQGPIDVFTSAAHAQVNNEVRKVERPIGFADIVERVKPSVISVKINIADKSSKDDSANKDDDSPFQPGSPMERFFRRFGGPDGLPPGLRGGPRGGRGPVTGQGSGFFISPDGYAVTNNHVVDGADKVEVTMDDGKTFTAKVIGTDPRTDLALIKVEGSKDFPFAKLSDSKPRIGDWVLAVGNPFGLGGTVTAGIVSASGRDIGNGPYDDFIQIDAPVNKGNSGGPAFDTNGEVMGVNTAIYSPSGGSVGIAFSIPASTVKNVIAQLKDKGSVSRGWIGVQIQPVTSDIADSLGMKKAEGALVAEPQSNGPAAKAGIQSGDVITGVNGEPVKDAKELARTIGGLAPGAAVKLNVLQKGQDKVINLTLGQLPNTIEAKADTDKEDKGSLSKGTGVPKLGLTVAPANSVAGAGREGVVVTEVDPKSAAAERGFKEGDVILEVAGKSVGTAGEVREAIDAARTDNKNSVLMRVKSGGSSRFVAVPLAKG
- the ccmE gene encoding cytochrome c maturation protein CcmE, whose amino-acid sequence is MTRKQRRLTMIGGSLAVLAIAAALVLNAMRDSIVFFSTPTMAAEKQIPPGKRFRLGGLVQPGSLVRGDNLAVNFSVADGGATLPVAYKGILPDLFREGQGVVAEGALDASGVFKADTVLAKHDETYMPKDVADALKKQGHWKDDYGAKPGAAASAAPVQGASK
- a CDS encoding sensor histidine kinase; amino-acid sequence: MTAFGKLIRTTAFRLTLVYLFLFALFAASLLGYFAWNTRRMINEQITTIVNAEIAEIETIYTRRGLRGLYNTLGYRALRPGANLYLVTTPEGKAFGGNVESLSPGVMASTGWSETMYRRLDEQDTTNHRALVRVTELDNGFRLLVGRDLEERRRLFGIVAKAAQWSLLVVIVLGIGGGIFVARRVLQRIDAMTGTTRRIMAGDLSGRLPVGRSGDELDRLAENLNAMLERIEALMTGLKEVSDNIAHDLKTPLTRMRNRAEEALASSGSEAEYRAALERTIEESDGLIRTFNALLMIARAESGQARGNMDDFDAADVAKGIHELYEPLAEDDGMTLRVKAATARLHGNRELISQALANLVENAIKYGKASPVVQPLDPAAAARTREILIEARRERDHVLLSVTDHGPGIPEGDRKHAVERFVRLEASRTLPGSGLGLSLASAVATLHGGELRLGDSHPGLTATLVIPALSAAADRLAAQTPDVPQKVA
- a CDS encoding response regulator transcription factor, which gives rise to MRLLIIEDDRESADYLVKAFREVGHVADLASDGDEGLSMADGGDYDVLVVDRMLPKRDGLSVIGALREKGNRTPVLILSALGQVDDRIKGLRAGGDDYLPKPYSFAELQARVEVLSRRNVGPAEETTYRVGDLELDRLSHRVARGKDELTLQPREFRLLEYLMKHAGQVVTRTMLLENVWDYHFDPQTNVIDVHISRLRSKIDKGFERPLLHTIRGAGYMIRDGLR
- a CDS encoding heme lyase CcmF/NrfE family subunit, with the translated sequence MIAEAGHYALVLALGLALIQSTVPLLGARWGDHALMNVARSSALAQLLFVAASFALLTMLHVMSDFSVVNVFENSHSMKPLLYKITGVWGNHEGSMLLWVFILALFGGLVAAFGNNLPLSLRAHVLAVQGWIASAFYLFILLTSNPFLRIASPPIEGRDLNPVLQDIGLAVHPPMLYLGYVGFSISFSFAVAALIEGRIDAAWARWVRPWTLMAWIFLTLGIAMGSYWAYYELGWGGWWFWDPVENASLMPWLAGTALLHSAVVMEKRNALKVWTILLSILTFSLSLLGTFLVRSGVLTSVHAFANDPARGVFILLILCLFIGGSLSLYAWRASALKQGGLFAPISREGALVLNNLFLVSACATVFIGTLYPLALEVLTGDKISVGAPFFNLTFGPLFVPLMLAMPFGPLLAWKRGDLLGAAQRLTAAGIVALVAIAVVWAWTYGGSTFAPLAIGLAVFVIAGALCDLAERAGLFRTALPVALRRARGLPRATWGTAFAHAGVGVALIGIVCETTWNTEYIGSMMPNDVARVAGYQLKLDDVTQRQGPNFREMIAQFTVSLDGEKLRVMTPSKRNFTTREASTTEAALLTRGASQLYVSLGETSAGAIAVRIYHKPLVLLIWWGPVLMAFGGLLSLSDRRLRVGAPKPAKAARALQPAE